Proteins from a single region of Leptotrichia trevisanii DSM 22070:
- a CDS encoding suppressor of fused domain protein translates to MELFDKLFKKENEKENDAETVSEEINTDGWDAITETFNKLYPDQKNPLHYAAMIKWRFGGNDPLDGISIYDGGNYWHFVTYGLSELHEKVSENAEYSGYGMEFTLKLKKDNYADEEAELKGICGILQTIARATFSSGEIFRPYEYLYTGQTEGMDVNKKSNITGFITIPDEKAGIIDTVNGKVEFIQFIGVTDNELKAIQNKETTVKELYEKLNSDVTNYSRKSVF, encoded by the coding sequence ATGGAATTATTTGATAAATTATTTAAGAAAGAAAATGAAAAAGAGAATGATGCTGAAACAGTTTCTGAAGAAATAAATACAGATGGCTGGGATGCTATTACAGAAACTTTTAATAAACTTTATCCAGACCAGAAAAATCCATTGCATTATGCGGCAATGATAAAATGGAGATTTGGTGGAAATGATCCTTTGGATGGTATTAGTATTTATGATGGAGGAAATTATTGGCACTTTGTTACTTATGGATTGTCTGAACTGCATGAAAAAGTAAGTGAAAATGCAGAATATAGCGGTTATGGAATGGAATTTACATTAAAATTAAAAAAAGATAATTATGCTGATGAGGAAGCTGAATTAAAGGGAATTTGTGGAATTTTGCAAACAATTGCAAGAGCGACATTTTCTAGTGGAGAAATATTTAGACCATATGAATATTTATACACAGGGCAGACGGAAGGAATGGATGTAAATAAAAAATCAAATATTACAGGATTTATTACTATTCCTGATGAAAAAGCTGGAATAATTGATACAGTTAACGGAAAAGTGGAATTTATACAATTTATCGGAGTAACTGATAATGAACTGAAAGCAATTCAAAATAAAGAGACAACTGTTAAAGAATTATATGAAAAATTAAACAGCGATGTAACAAACTATAGTAGAAAATCAGTGTTTTAA
- a CDS encoding M23 family metallopeptidase gives MDNENKNLENKIEEKGKSKNSKSGKKTGVILGITALLILGIIIFGMIFSRKNINSGNNVVNEEEDDKIFRIDPIKNPQVTYYNFRGEVYPDWAKFGLTRSNGARGHQGIDIFALPGTDVYAVLDGKIVDMYVDKTGYGLNFYLEVDPKELEKIKRKNFKPKESAREWAYSPNYDSNTMQIKYIRYCHLSKVNVKIGDTVKAGQVIAKSGVTGNASGTHAPHLHFEIAFEMRGKGLINRVDPEMYFKIKNGDKMTKQEIKAQTEAAKTEWFETKGYDAGFRDKSIFVEKKENPDGSKMGKNMKKASNLKSKKIRKK, from the coding sequence ATGGATAATGAAAATAAGAATTTAGAGAATAAAATTGAAGAAAAAGGGAAAAGTAAAAATTCAAAATCTGGCAAGAAAACAGGGGTAATTTTGGGGATAACGGCTTTATTAATTTTAGGAATTATAATTTTTGGAATGATATTTAGCAGGAAAAATATTAATTCTGGAAATAATGTCGTGAATGAAGAAGAGGATGATAAGATTTTCAGGATTGATCCGATAAAGAATCCGCAAGTTACCTATTATAATTTTCGTGGGGAAGTTTATCCTGACTGGGCTAAATTTGGGCTGACTCGGAGCAATGGGGCAAGAGGACATCAAGGGATTGATATTTTTGCATTGCCGGGAACGGATGTTTATGCTGTGCTGGATGGGAAAATTGTGGATATGTATGTGGATAAAACAGGGTATGGATTAAATTTTTACTTGGAAGTTGATCCAAAGGAACTTGAAAAAATAAAAAGAAAAAATTTCAAGCCTAAAGAAAGTGCAAGAGAATGGGCATATAGCCCAAATTATGATTCCAATACAATGCAGATAAAATATATCAGATATTGTCATTTGAGCAAAGTAAATGTAAAAATTGGAGATACAGTAAAGGCTGGGCAAGTGATAGCTAAATCAGGCGTGACAGGAAATGCAAGTGGGACACACGCTCCACATCTTCATTTTGAAATAGCCTTTGAAATGCGTGGAAAAGGGCTTATAAACAGAGTTGATCCAGAAATGTACTTTAAAATAAAAAATGGGGATAAAATGACGAAACAAGAGATAAAAGCTCAAACTGAAGCAGCTAAAACAGAGTGGTTTGAAACAAAGGGCTATGATGCCGGCTTTAGAGATAAGAGCATATTTGTAGAAAAAAAGGAGAATCCAGATGGAAGCAAGATGGGGAAAAATATGAAAAAAGCCAGTAATTTGAAAAGTAAGAAAATTAGAAAAAAATAA
- a CDS encoding DUF7336 domain-containing protein has product MGIWILSHGYDYGDVYDKYKWNEEARFLGAYYTKEEGLKALEKYKKIKGFCSHLDGFWLEKCHLDKYAGWEGGYVTYYREDDVEIDNSKNQKLYVLSHFYYIGKDKIKEKHRILSVCSSKLEARKKIKEYQKIEGFSSHISNFYIEEYILDEEKNK; this is encoded by the coding sequence ATGGGAATATGGATTTTATCACATGGATATGATTATGGAGATGTCTATGATAAATATAAGTGGAATGAGGAAGCAAGGTTTTTAGGTGCCTATTATACAAAGGAAGAAGGATTGAAGGCACTGGAAAAATATAAAAAAATTAAAGGATTTTGTTCACATTTGGATGGGTTCTGGCTCGAAAAATGTCATTTGGATAAATATGCTGGATGGGAAGGTGGTTATGTTACTTATTATAGAGAAGATGATGTAGAAATTGACAATTCAAAAAATCAAAAATTATACGTACTTTCTCATTTTTATTACATTGGTAAAGATAAAATAAAAGAAAAACATCGAATTTTATCAGTATGTTCGTCAAAATTAGAAGCTAGGAAGAAAATAAAAGAATATCAGAAAATAGAAGGATTTTCTTCACATATTTCTAATTTTTACATTGAAGAATATATTTTGGATGAAGAAAAAAATAAATAA
- a CDS encoding DUF7336 domain-containing protein: MKSEKQKIKKVYMLYHRDEKDDDKLIGFFSTKEKALEIVDKWKEMKGFRDFPEGFKIEP; encoded by the coding sequence ATGAAATCTGAAAAACAAAAGATAAAAAAAGTGTACATGCTGTATCATAGAGATGAAAAGGATGATGATAAATTAATAGGCTTTTTTTCAACAAAGGAAAAGGCATTGGAAATTGTTGATAAATGGAAAGAAATGAAAGGTTTTAGGGATTTTCCTGAAGGATTTAAAATAGAACCATGA